The DNA segment ACGATCTAGCCTTGAATGCATGCTTTAATTCCGAGTCGGTGAATCTGAGATTATAAATAGGTGAGAATTCTTCCTCTTACAATCATCTTGTCGGCAGCGAGAAGGCTAAGTCGGTAGCAGGACTGTCTGTCTCCGAGCTCAAAGAGCATATCACACCGTCTCTACAGAGACGGTTAACAACCTCCGTAATAGGCTTAGACAGAGACACCTGCAGCTCCTCCATACATCCGGTTTGtgtttctcatcttcttcttcccaatCTATATGTAGTGGTATGGGATTATTTGTTCTTTTACCTGTTTCTGATTTCTTTAAGACTGAATTTTGATAGTGGCTAAGTACTCGGTGGCGCAGAGCGACGAATCTGGATTTTCGTTGTATTCTTTTGGGACACACCAGAAAGGTGAGTGAGAAGTTGCATCTTATTGGTTACATATATtctgcaaatttttttttttttttttggtaacaacATATATTCTGCAAATATATCTTTGTATTCCTCCACTGCAAAGTATATCTTTTTATTCCTAACTATCCATCTTTATTGGGTTTTATAGCTTATGATTAAGTGTTTAGTGTAGCCAATCTTTGAAGCTTCATTCTTGGAGGAATATAAGTCTGAACGTTCTATACGATTCGaatagttttcctgtttgaagTATTTGGTAGAGATCCTaactttttaactttaaaatgtGTGGATTCACAGGTTTTTTCTTTCGACTGGACGCCTGAAATGAAGTAGATTGTCAGTGCATCTCAACAAGAAGGGCCTCAACTAGAAGAGAAAAGTGATGGAATATGGAAAGACGAAACCAATGGGCGAAGTGATGAAGCTTCTGCATTTTTGGGAAGCACAGAATGCGAACAAGCATGGTGATCTCATGGGTGTTTATATTACTTTGGTGGATGAAAAGGTGTATTTTAATTAACTTAAGCTCTGATATTCTACACCGAAAATAAATCTTATTTGTATTAACTCCAcggaacaattttttttttctattaggTTTACCGAGAAGACCCGTTTTGTTGAGATTGCAGAGGCATTTTAACCCTATCCCTACGTCGAATCTCTCTTTTTAGTTACAACATAGTCAACTCTCAGGACAAGACAAACAATAGCGAAAGAGCCTTCTTGGCATGTTCGTGGCGTCTTTGTCACTTAAGATTTCTCTCACACACATCTCCTTTAAAACAGAGATATTGTCTTCAAGCTAAGCTACTGTGAATGTGTTTGCTATAATCTTACTATGCTTTGTAAATGGACTGCAACATGTATAACTAACTTCACAATGAACCAGGCAAAAAAGACTTTGAATTCACGAAAGAGCTTCTACGGTTAAAGGGATTTGTGATAGTGGTTCACTTAATTAATGGAGTCAGTGCTTTACAACAACTGTGATTAAGGGATGCGGGCTCGCCAGATTCCTCATTACCAATTCCTTATATTATTTCATGCCATTGGTTCTCATTACCAATTCCTTATAGCTTTTAGCTATTTTGACATGTTCATCAATGTTCACTCTTCACTAATCAAATCCAAATTTggtatatttaattttctaccTCTTTAGATTGTTTTCACAATCAAATCTTCAGGAAATGAATCTCATGTATTCTCTTCTGATTTATGTTTGTATAGATAACAAATTAACCTCTAGCATAAAGTTGCCAATTTTATGTCtttcttataatatttattcaCTGTATGCACATGATTTCATGGCAAGAATAGTAGATAGTCAGGGTCTCATCGCCCTCATGATGATGACACAAGGCGGGAGAAGACATAAAGGCAGATACAGTTTTGCAAACGGTGAATGACTTGAAACATGTCTACTTAAGCACGTACCTTCTCATTGCGGTGTTCTTGCTCAAGAAACCCAGCAGCACTGATGTTTGACTCCACAAAGGGCATGGATAATCGTAAAAGAACTCGGAAGTAAGTTCTAAAAACAGTGTATTTGTTTCTTTAAATACTGAATTTAATGACAAGTGTAATGATAATTGTTCTATGTTTTCTTATTTGAATAGAATCTGATGTTTTTTCTTTGATCATGTATCACATCATcataaagttatttaaaaaCTTAACACATAAGAGAAAAATTcatctataaacaaaaaaaattcaaaacttagtttgattaaactttagtttggaaattgaaaaataacaaatattcaAACCTAAATTGCATactttttataaacaaaagatATAATTGTATTCAGTAACAAAATACAATCAATatagttaatatataataatgtatAACAAAATTATTGTAAAGGTTATCTTTTTTAAGTCAGCCtgtaatatttatttcaaaaatttaattcaaatattttgataacatgattaacttcattttcatttatacattttctattgcatgtatatataagattctaACAAACATGTATATGTATAcattttctcaaaaaagaacATGTATATGTATAGAGTAACAATAGTTTCAgattatctatttatctatttttaaatatttttaattgtagtgaataagttatttttaacatagtgaaaatcattaatttttcagaaaaatgtatttaatttttttttacaattttctaatAATTATACAGTTGTAATTTCTAAAATGAATAgttaaatttttgtaaaaattatgaACATTGgtattattttagataaaactaaattacttatataaataaatttatactatttgtATTTActcacccgcccgtagggcgggtttaCCCTAGTGTatctagaaaatttaaaaaaaacatagctTCTTAATTAGAATACAAAACCGATTTTAGTAATGCAAgtaaaacaattaattaaaaataagtaaaaattatgTACTGGTTCAACCAGTGGTTAAACCGCTAGCCGGGTCGCTggattttatcaattttttaaataatagttttctcccaatgttttgaaaaccggacGAGATATTGATTCGGCATTGTCGGACCGGTCCAATCGGTTTATCCGAGTTTTATTCtaatataaattgaatatatatatatatatatatatgtacaattataaaattatttttataaaatatattattattagaatataactaaaatgataaaaataaaattaaaaattaaaaaatagtataaaatttaatgaaaactaatttatttagaaatgtattttttaaaatgattttaatgaaatactgtttttgattttttttttaaataacttgaATTTGAGAAAATCGGGGTTTAATATTGAACCGGGTCACCGGTTTTACTGAATTGACAAGTTTTGACCAAATTTACCGGTTTAACTCAAATCCGTTTTTTAGTATAATTCGAAACCGGTTAGGAGAGCATGTCATGGGATCGGTTGGTCCGGTCTGAtttcaaaacacattttttccTAAAACTCAAACTAGATTACATATCGGATCATATCACCAGGTTTACTGGTCCGACTGCGAATCCGAGTCAGATTTCAAACACACAATTAatgaaactatttttgtttgtaCAAAACCCACAATTCTGATTTATAATTTCTTTCTAAAATTGTAGAGTATTATTCTGCTAAAACattattagtttaaataatattatataacttttgttatttaataataGTTTTACCCCGCACAAGGTGCGGATCTTGACCTAGTTATGTTTAAACATCACTATAAATAATGATGcagtaatatttttaaatgtttggtaggaaataaaaaatctagAAGGGGACGTTGCGATGGACACCGAAAGCGGTGAGGTAGACATCAGTGTTTCTTCCGTAAAACCCGATTATCTTcctgcctcctcctcctcggaGCACAAATGGCGTCCCATCCTCGGGTCCATATCGGGGCGCTATTTTTCTCTTGTGCAACCGGAACGTGAGGGAGGTAATGTAGTTGTCGTTGTAGGTGCCCTCGACAGCTTCAATGTAGTCATCATCATCGATTAAAACCTATAACAAAAAACCTATATTATAGATCATgagttagaaaaataaaataagaaaactcACGTCATCATATGTAATATGTGTTGCATTCCCGTGAACGGCTCCGATTACAACTGCCTTGTTGTTGGAGTAATCAAATTTGACAAAGGCCACGCCAGTATCACTTTGTCCTACACTTATTTTCTTCACATTATCGAAGAAGCCATCGTCCCATTCGTTTTCTCCAACTCCATTGGTCGCTTCTACTCCTCTGGGGAATACAAAATGGGACTTGGCATCGTTCGCCCCAGTAGGAAGTGGAACGAAACTCGGATAGTAGGTAAGATGACGAGTTCGAAACCCAACCAACTCATTTATTTCAATTTCGTGAAACTTATCTCCCTTGACAATATAAATACACGTATTTCCGTTTTCATTAATGCAACACAATGCGAGACCATTACTTTTCTCGTCGATGAAGTAACTTGGTCTTTCTGAGTCGTCAACTAGTATATTTGACCATATAGGAACTAGCACATTCATGAACTTCATCCACTCTACGGATTCTCCATCCCCATTTTTAATCGTATCTTTTGTCACCCAAATCTCAATATTCCTTGTGTTCCAGTCTTGCTCTAAAATAGAAAATCGATCTCTCCTataaatctcaagaactctaaCATTTGATAGATCGTTTTTGCCAGGCAAGTTACAATAGGGTTTGAGACTTTCAatagaaaaatcaaaacttagAATAAAAGGCTGGCGTGCACTTTTTTTAACAGCAATCCAATACAAAGTTCCATTCAGAGATATAGTATAGCTACCCCAAACCATACTCCAGCTATGGGATGAAAACTCGTACGATTTCCATGCATTGGATCCAACCTCCGTGGTATTAACATACCTGGTGTCATAATTCATACGAGACCCAAAGAGCTTGTAATGGTTGTCGGGTTTACTATAGTCGTATCCCATCCCAATGAACCAACAAAATGATGGTTTCGATTTGATCCATCTAATACGTCTTAACCATGGGTTGCAAATCCCGAAGCCCGTAGATGTGGCATAAATCAATAATCCCTCGCAATAGTGCATTCTCATGACCATCCTATGTTCATAGTTGGGAATATCGGAGGGTAAGTCATGCACTTCTATAGATGGACCGTCGAAATTAACGTCTACTGAACAAGTCTTAGATTCGGAAATCAAGACGAACTGTGGACGAGCCAAATGATTGTTAATGAACTTCAAATCATTTAAAAGAGTGTTCCATCGTTTGCAAACAGATCTGAATCGAGCTACAGATTTCAGTGGAATCCGAGAGAGTATACTTTCCTCCAGTTCCCACAAAAGATGCTCTTGCTGCATTATATTATCTGTTATGGGCTAGGTTTGTGAcaaaataatcatttacatcACAATTTGATTATATATAGATGGATCTGTATAGGAGGAATTTGTAAATTACATTGGAAATATTAGTCCATATATAAACAAGGAAAATAGCAGTGCGTGGAGAATGAACAAGAGAACAAAATCCTTTTGTTTTCAGAATTAACTAGAGTTGgtaagagatattaaaaaaaattaacttagaACACATCCAATGAAAGATTTTCTACAGATTATCATccaaaaatgaatgaaaatgaaaaagaagaagaaaagtatCTCATTTGAGAACTCATGAGATATTCTTCCTAATAGGTGGTCATCTTTTAATTAATCTATTTATGTTTagtattaaatttaaacaaaagatcagattatgttaaaatatgataaattttagATACTAATTTCAAGAAGCTTTATGGTAGGCATGCATAAAGAAACTTTATGGATAGGCacacaaaaatcaaataattaatctGGATTGGATGTTAGTCACTGGACCtatataaaaaaagtaataattatAGTCACTAGAtttatatccaaaataaaaagttatataacttaaaatataaaataaatccgcaaagaaaaatatatataaaaataattaaattaaaagttcaaaaataataaaatctttgACTATGACTGATCATTTGTTTTGCTTAAACTTATAACCTCTTATGTAATTGAAATATTAGggaagatatttttaaaaaaagatcttcgtattaattttgtttacaaagacatgtggaaaaacataagaacaaaataaatacaaatgaaCTGAAAATAAATCAACTACTTCCCGGTCCACTCAGAACGGGTTAGTCGAAACCCTAATTCAAaatacaaaggaaaaaaaacagattAGCCGCCACCAGCCAACCCAACACAGTAGGAATGAACTTTCAGATTTCATTTTAGGGTCAGTTTGGATTTACATGTTTTGGAAGCAAAAATTTAGTCTCATTCAGATATTGTAATAGTTCAATTGGTGGCGGTTCGGTTTCACTCGGGTTTGGTCGGATATAGTGACATATTGGAAATATGGTTAAACTccaaaatacatatctaagttcacaatttgaatgtttttgaaaacTTACATTGACAAAGACTTTGTGGCATGATTAAAAAGTGGttgttaaaaaaggaaaaattccataaaaataCCCCAACTAAATTGTCACTGACTCGTCTTGCAGAAATATTCCTCTGCTTCACCTCGAGGATGTTCCTCTGCTTGAGCTTGGCTCACTTGGAGTCCTCTAGCAATATTATCTTCCGTCTCCATTGATTATTTCCTTCTCCAACACTCTTACAGACCAAATAATCTTCATATACTGGCTCCTTGCTTGTAACCCATGAAAGCAGTCTACAAAAGAGATGAAAAAGAAACATGATGATTTAACAAACATATATGATTCAAGTGTAACCCACATTAAACCATATCACGACATACATGGTAACATGGATCCCGCAAGAACAGATATAGAAGTGAGAACAtatatttgacaatattgttctGTAAGGTCGTGATGTAAGGAGCAGTATCTCTTCACGTTTATTAACAACACTATGATAAGTATTATGAGAAACAAACTAAGCAGGCTTTGTTCTTAAACAGCACCAAGCACACTGCTCAATCAGAAAAAATAATAAGGCATATGAGGAGACCTAGAGCCGTTCGCAAAAGAGTAGACGAAGTGAATCATTCTTAGAACTGACGCTTGTTTCTTTTTAAGAATCTACATCAGATTTCATAAAATAATCAGAGTAGGATGaaagcaaaaactttaaaacgaATCGTCCAACTACCAAGATTTTAGGTACTAACGCTTACAAAATAATTACGCAGAGCCTCCTTAGTTGTTGCTGCTGGCGACCGGATGAGCCAATTGTGCAAATATAAGGCCCGATTAGAAACAAAGCCCATCCGTATGTAGTCTGAATTTAATGAAACGCTGTGTATTGATTGTTCTCCCACGTGGCGCGCCTAGGATCACTGACTTTCTGATCTGGAATCCTAGGTGGCAGCATGAGAAGAGAGAaaacacttttatatatatacagaaaaaaaataatatttagttttctCTCAATTtgtgaaaactattttaaaatatatttattattcagttttgttatttttattaaaacatatattttttattaaaaaacatatgttTATCTAAAtgtttactaaaataatatgttttgttattttcatttactctttaaaactattatttttggaaattttttatttttatagagaactaatgaagattttggataatgatttaaaaattaggatacattttttttatatagatggGTATCCTTTCAGAAATTTTAATCAATAAGTTG comes from the Brassica napus cultivar Da-Ae chromosome A7, Da-Ae, whole genome shotgun sequence genome and includes:
- the LOC106421618 gene encoding jacalin-related lectin 38-like, producing MQQEHLLWELEESILSRIPLKSVARFRSVCKRWNTLLNDLKFINNHLARPQFVLISESKTCSVDVNFDGPSIEVHDLPSDIPNYEHRMVMRMHYCEGLLIYATSTGFGICNPWLRRIRWIKSKPSFCWFIGMGYDYSKPDNHYKLFGSRMNYDTRYVNTTEVGSNAWKSYEFSSHSWSMVWGSYTISLNGTLYWIAVKKSARQPFILSFDFSIESLKPYCNLPGKNDLSNVRVLEIYRRDRFSILEQDWNTRNIEIWVTKDTIKNGDGESVEWMKFMNVLVPIWSNILVDDSERPSYFIDEKSNGLALCCINENGNTCIYIVKGDKFHEIEINELVGFRTRHLTYYPSFVPLPTGANDAKSHFVFPRGVEATNGVGENEWDDGFFDNVKKISVGQSDTGVAFVKFDYSNNKAVVIGAVHGNATHITYDDVLIDDDDYIEAVEGTYNDNYITSLTFRLHKRKIAPRYGPEDGTPFVLRGGGGRKIIGFYGRNTDVYLTAFGVHRNVPF